TGCGCGATGTCCCGGTCGCTCAACTGGTCGAACATCTCGTGCGCGACCGAGCTCTTTCCGACGCCCACCGGCCCGCTCACGATCAGCACCGGTACGCCGCTCACAGTCGTCACCTGCGCGACCTTACCCAGCCACGCCGACACCCGCATGCTGGTTGACGGCCCCGGCCGGCCTCGGTCAAGATGGAGATCCGGCGCGGCCCGCGCCTCACCTTCGTCGACCGGCCCCAGCCCGGTCCACCTCAGAAGGCAAAGGGATCCACGATCTCGGGCCGCTCGTCCTGGTCATCCGCCTCGGACGGGATCGCTGGGGGATCGCGGACGAGTGCGTGGAAGGCCAGATGACAGCGCACAGGAATCTCAAGCGACGGGTCCGAGCCCGCGCCGCCAAAACGGGCGAGTCCTACACGGCTGCCCTCCGGCACTTCCGTCCCACTCCCTCAGGAGAAGACATGCCGGAACCCACCACCCACCCGACCCTGCGCATCGCCGCGGTCCAGTCGACCGTCCGCCAGGACCCCACCGACGCCGCCGCCCTCCGCGAGAGCGGCGCCGAAGTCCGCAGCTTCCTGCGCCAGGCCGCCAAGGCCGGCGCCCGCCTCGTCCACTTCGCCGAAGGCGCGCTCTGCTTCCCCAGCAAGTACGTGATGTCCGAACTCGGCCCCGACGAGATCGGCAACTCCGACTGGACCAAAGCCCAGTGGCAGGTCCTGGACGAAGAGCTCGCCGGCATCGCCGCCCTCTCCGCCGACCTGGGCCTCTGGACCGCAATCGCATCCCTCCACCAGCAACCCGACGCCCGCCCCCACAACTCCCTCTACGTCTTCGACGACCAGGGCCGGTTGGTCACCCGGTACGACGAACGCACCCTCTCCACCACCAAGCTCAACTACATGTACGCCCCCGGCACCCAACCCGTCACCTTCGAACTCGACGGCTACCGCTTCGGCCTCGCGGTAGGCATGGACGCCCACATCCCCGAAATCTTCATCGACTACGTCCGCCAAGACGTCGACGCGGTCCTCCTCTCCTACGCCACCACCGGCCTCGGCCAAGGCCAAGACGCCGTAGCCGCAGTAGCCCCCGCCAACGCCGCCATCAACCACTACTGGCTAAGCCTCGCCGTCTCCACCAACCCCAACCTCCCCGAAACCGCAGCCGGCATCCTCAACTCCTCCGGCCAATGGGCCACCCAGTGCCCCCTGGACGCCACCCCCGCCCTCACCACCTACGACCTCCACAAGAACAACACCCTCGACGCCGCATCCCGAGCCTGGCGCCAAGCCGCCCGCACCCGAGTGACCTCCTAACCCCGTACGCCGGTCCGGGGTGCTCCAAACCCCGGACCGGCGCCGCCGGCCTAGGGCTAGCTCGTACTGGCGATCCGCGCACAAGCCTCCCGCTGGAACGGCAGCCCCGCTTGGCGAAACACCATCGCCGAGTTGCCCATGCTGTAGTCCCAGATCCCGGCATTGGCAACAAGCGCGCCGAGAATGTCTCGCTGCACCGCCGACAACCCGCTGGTGGGTGCGTAAGGGACGCGGAAGGCCGCCAGCAACAGCGGTCCCCAGGTCGTCCCGAACCCCATCCTGTTCGCGCCACGCACGATGGTCACGCCGGGACCCGCAATGCGCTCGATGTCGACCCGCTCGAGCGCCGCCTCGATCAGCGTCGCGATTCCGTACAGCTCCGGATAAACAACGGGAGCAGGTGCCATCTCAGCCAAGGCGGAGACGATGATGTCCGTCGCCGAGTCGTCCTGCAGAAGGGCCGGAGCGAGCGCGGCGCAAACCCGCACCTTCGCGTCGGTGTCGCTGAGGAACGGCCGGGGGTCGCCGCCCAACTCGCCGAGCAGACGAACCCACACCGCCCGATCCTCCGACCGCGTACCGGTCCAGCCGATCAGCAGATCGCCGATGGCTGGGCGCTGATCCGCAAGCGTCTGCGTCTCGACGTACCCGACCACCGCCATGACAGCAGCGTCACGCACGGCAGGATCGGCGTCGTCGAGGAAGGAAAGGAGCAACGGGTACGTCGTACGCAGGGCGTCCTGAAGCGGCGCCAGCAAGTCGCCGGTGTACCCGGACCTCTCCGCTTCCCCGGTGGCACGGGCAACGTTCCCGAGAAACTCGATGAGCTCCTCACGTGCTTCAGCGCTGACCTGACCGTCCCCCAGCAACTGACCGACAACAACCGCCGCCGGAGCCGTCGCCGAGTAGAGGTTGCCCTGGTGCAGCACAGCCGTATCCAGGTGAAACAACGCCTCGCCCTGTGCGTGAGGACTCCCAGCGGTCAACGCCCGCAAAT
The Kribbella italica DNA segment above includes these coding regions:
- a CDS encoding carbon-nitrogen hydrolase family protein, whose product is MPEPTTHPTLRIAAVQSTVRQDPTDAAALRESGAEVRSFLRQAAKAGARLVHFAEGALCFPSKYVMSELGPDEIGNSDWTKAQWQVLDEELAGIAALSADLGLWTAIASLHQQPDARPHNSLYVFDDQGRLVTRYDERTLSTTKLNYMYAPGTQPVTFELDGYRFGLAVGMDAHIPEIFIDYVRQDVDAVLLSYATTGLGQGQDAVAAVAPANAAINHYWLSLAVSTNPNLPETAAGILNSSGQWATQCPLDATPALTTYDLHKNNTLDAASRAWRQAARTRVTS